CATGAGCACCTGGATGCGGCGGCCGTGACGCGTATCCGCCAGCCACTGCAGCACGGCGAAGGCGCCGGGGAGATTGCGCGTGAGGTCCTCACCTTCGGCCAGCAGGGTGACGTGCGCCGCACCGCCCAGCAGGGCCCGCACATCGATGCCCATGATGGCCGCGGGGAGAATGCCCACCGGAGAGAACACCGAGAACCGTCCACCCACATTGGGCGGAATGTCGAGCGTGGTGATGCCTTCGGCGCGCGCGATGCGGCGCAGCGCCCCCACTTCGGGATCGGTCACGAACACCAGATGCGCCCGGGCCTGTTCCTCGCCGAGTGCCTGCGCCAGCACCTCACGCACGATGAGATACTGGGCCATCGTTTCCACCGTCCCCCCCGACTTCGACACCACGAGCACCCGGGTGCGCGCCAGGTCGAGACGGGCCAGCGTGGCCGCGATGGTGGCCGGGTCGACATTGTCGAGCACGTGCAATCGCGGATGGCCATGGCGTTGCGCGGCGGTCAGCGCGTTCCATTGCGGAGCGCAGAGTGCCGTGCGCAGCGCGATGGGTCCCAGCGCCGACCCGCCAATGCCCAGCAGCAGCACGTCGTCGAAACGGCCGCGCGTATCCTGCGCCACGTCGACACTGGCCCGCAGCAGCGTCTCGTTGGTGGGGAGGCTCAGAAAGCCCAGCTGGTCCTGCTTCGCCATCACCTGCCGATGTGCCGCGCGAAAGGCCTCCGCGGCATCGGTCCATTCCGGCGCGGTGATTCCGGCGCCACTCGGCAGAGCGCCGGCCATCATGTTCGTGAAGTCGAGCGAGAGCGTCATGATCGGGCGCGTTCGGGCAGGTCCACCACCAGGCCGTCATGAGCCGGCGCGATGCCGGCCGGCAGCTCGGCGACGAGTGCTGCGTGAAAGTTGTCGTGCGTCAGATGCGTGAAGTACGTGCGTTCCGCGCCCACCCGCCGGGCCATGGCAATGGCCTCGTCGATGGACAGATGTGACGGATGCGCGTGACGCAGCAGGGCGTTCAGCACGAGCACCCGCACCCCTGCCAATGCCTCGAGCGCGTCCGGTGGCAACGTCTTGGCGTCGGTGACATATCCGATGTCTCCGATACGATACGCCGTGACCGAAGCGCGGCCATGGGGTACGGAGAACGGCAGCACGCGAACCCCCTGCACCTCGAAGGGCACACCGGA
The nucleotide sequence above comes from Gemmatimonas aurantiaca. Encoded proteins:
- a CDS encoding glucose-6-phosphate isomerase (catalyzes the formation of D-fructose 6-phosphate from D-glucose 6-phosphate), with the protein product MTLSLDFTNMMAGALPSGAGITAPEWTDAAEAFRAAHRQVMAKQDQLGFLSLPTNETLLRASVDVAQDTRGRFDDVLLLGIGGSALGPIALRTALCAPQWNALTAAQRHGHPRLHVLDNVDPATIAATLARLDLARTRVLVVSKSGGTVETMAQYLIVREVLAQALGEEQARAHLVFVTDPEVGALRRIARAEGITTLDIPPNVGGRFSVFSPVGILPAAIMGIDVRALLGGAAHVTLLAEGEDLTRNLPGAFAVLQWLADTRHGRRIQVLMPYADPLRDLALWFVQLWAESLGKILPDGTSVGPTPLPALGATDQHSQVQLFMEGPQDKTVTFIAVRGREDEGRIPARHGDIPELGYLGGHTLGELIDIEQRATAGALAARGRFNATLHVDAVDAWHMGALMQTFELATAYAGALYRVDAFNQPGVELGKQFAYAMLGRAGSDAARVEWDALPKPDPRWRM